The nucleotide sequence GCCGCGGTCGGTTTCCTGCTCGCGGGCTGCGACCAGAAGACGGCAGCAACCGCGCCGCCGTCGCGGCTGGTGCGGACCGAAGTGGTGAAGCTGTCGGAGCGGCGGCAGTCGATCACGCTGACCGGCGACGTCCAGGCGCGCGTGCTGGCCGAGCTGTCGTTCCGCGTCAGCGGCCGCGTCACCGAACGGCTCGTCGAGGTCGGGGCGCACGTCAAGGCCGGCCAGGTGCTCGCGAGAATCGATCCCGCCGAGCAGCAGGCTGATCTCGACTCCGCGCAGGCCGCCGTGGTGGCGGCGGAGTCGCAAGTGAAGGTGGCGACCTCCAATTTCAACCGGCAGCAGACCCTGATCACCAGCGGGTTCACGACCCGCGCGTCGTTCGATCAGGCACAGGAGACGCTGCGCACGGCGGAAGGCTCGCTGGAAGCCGCGAAGGCGCAGCTTGGCACCGCCAAGGATGCGCTGACCTACACCGAGCTGCGCGCCGATGCCGACGGCACCATCACCGCGCGCAACATCGAGGTCGGCCAGGTCGCGCAGGCGGCTCAATCCGTGTTCACGCTGGCGCATGACGGCAACCGCGATGCCGTCATCGACGTCTACGAGGCGGCGCTGTCGCTGAAATTCGATGACAGCAAGGTCGCGCTCGCCCTGCTCTCCGATCCCTCCGTGACGGCCAAGGGCACCGTGCGCGAGGTGTCGCCGACCATCGATCCGAAGTCGGGCACCGTCCGCGTCAAGATCACGATCGAAAATCCGCCGCCCGAGATGGTGCTCGGCAGCGCCGTCAGCGCCACCGGCTTCATCAAGCCGGAGCAGCGCATCGTGCTGCCGTGGAGCGCGCTCAATGCGTCCGGCAAGACGCCGGCGGTGTGGCTGGTGGACGCGAACAAGACGGTGTCGCTGAAGCCGATCACGATCGAGGACTTCGAGACCGGCACGATCGTCGTCTCCGGCGGGCTGAAGCCGGGCGACCGTATCGTCACCGAGGGCGGCAAGCTCCTGAGTGTCGGGCAACAGGTCAGCTTCAACGAGGAGGCGCGGTCGTGATGATGCCGATGCGTTCCGTGTTTCCCCTGCTCGCGCTCGGCGTCCTTGCCGGCTGCAACGAGAAGACCGAAGCGCCCGAGCCGATCCGGCCGGTGCTGTCGATGAAGGTCGAGCCCCAGACGGCCAATGTCTCGACCGTCACCGGCACGATCGAGCCGCGCTACAAGGCCGATCTCAGCTTCCGCGTGCTGGGACGGCTGATCGCCCGGCCGGTCTATGTCGGCGACATGGTCAAGCAGGATCAGGTGGTGGCCGCGATCGATCCCGCCGCGCTCGAACTCGCCGTGCGCGCCTCCGCCGCCGAGGTCTCGCGCAGCCAGGCGCAACTGACCAATGCGACCGGGACGGAAGGCCGGCAGCGCACGCTGCTGGAAACGGACGCGACGACGAAGGCCACGCTGGAGAGTGCCGAGCAGTCGCGCGCGGCTGCCCAGGCCTCCGTCGTCAAGGCGCAGTCCAACCTCGCCAAGGCGCGCGAGCAGCTCGGTTACGCGCAGCTCAAGGCGGATTTCGCCGGCATCGTCACCGCAGTGAGCGCCGAAGTCGGCCAAGTTGTATCGCCCGGCCAGAGCGTCGTCACAGTGGCGCGGCCGGATGTTCGCGAAGCCGTCATCGATGTCGGTGACGATATCGCGGGCGCGCTGCAAGTCGGGACGCCGTTCACGATGCGGCTGCAGGCCGATCAAACCGTTAGCAGCACCGGCAAGGTACGCGAGATCGCGCCGCGCGCCGACGCCACCACGCGCACCCGACGCATCCGTATCACGCTCGATAACCCGCCCGAGACCATGCGGCTTGGCACCACGGTCACGGCGACGGTAGACGCCGAGCAGAAGATGGTCATCCGCCTGCCGCGCTCGGCCGTGCTGGAGCAGAACGACAAGCGCTTCGTCTGGCTCGTGGACGCCGCCAGCAAGACGGTGAAGCGGCAGGAAATCACGGTCGCCACCAACGAGGACGGCAGCCTGCGCGTCACTGGCGGCCTCGAAGCCGGACAGCGTGTCGTCACCGCCGGCGTGAACAGTCTCAAGGATGGCCAGGCCATCCGCATCGATCAGGAAACGCAGCCGTGAAGTCCTTCAATCTCTCCGACTGGGCGCTCGAGCACCGCTCGCTGGTCTGGTACTTCATGATCGCCTTCATGGCGGCGGGCCTGTTCTCCTACATCCATCTCGGACGCGAGGAGGATCCGTCCTTCACCATCAAGACGATGCTGATCCAGGCGAAGTGGCCGGGCGCCTCCGCCGAGGAGATGACGCGCCAGGTGACTGACCGCATCGAGAAGAAGCTCGAGGAGCTGCCGGCGCTCGACTACACCAAGAGCCTGACCGTGCCCGGTCAGACCACCGTGTTCGTCAATCTGCGCGACACCACCAAGGCGCGCGACGTCGTGCCGACCTGGCTGCAGGTGCGCAACCTCATCAACGACATCAAGGGCGACTTCCCCTCGGGTGTCGTCGGCCCAGGGTTCAACGACCGCTTCGGCGACGTGTTCGGCAACATCTACGCCTTCACCAGCGACGGGTTGAGCCAACGCCAACTGCGCGACCGTGTCGAGGAGGTCCGCGCCAAGGTGCTGACGGTGCCGAATGTCGGCCGCGTCGATATCGTCGGCGCGCAGAACGAGGTGATCTATCTCGAATTCTCGCCGCGCAAGGTGGCCGCGCTCGGCATCGACCAGCGCACCATCCTGAACGCACTGCAGGCGCAGAACGCGGTGTCGCCGTCGGGCGTGCTGCAGGCGAGACCCGAGCGGGTCGCGGTGCGCGTCTCCGGGCAGTTCACCTCGGAGGAGAGCCTCAAGTCGATCAACCTGCGCATCAACGACCGCTTCTTCCCGCTCACCGACGTCGCCACCATCACCCGCGGCTATGAGGATCCGCCGACCTCGCTGTTCAGGTTCAACGGCCAGCCGGCGATCGGACTCGCGATTGGCATGAAGGCCGGCGCCAACCTGCTCGATTTCGGCGAGGCGCTGAAGGAGGAGATGACCAAGGTCATCGCCGACCTTCCCGTGGGCGTCGGCGTGCATCTCGTCTCGGACCAGCCGAAGATCGTCGAGGAGGCCGTCGGCGGCTTCACCAAGGCGCTGTACGAGGCCGTGATCATCGTGCTCGCGATCTCGTTCGTCAGCCTCGGCGTCCGCGCGGGCCTCGTCGTCGCGATCTCGATTCCGCTGGTGCTCGCGATCACCTTCCTGTTCATGGCCTATACCGGCATCTCCTTGCAGCGCATTTCGCTCGGCGCGCTGATCATCGCGCTCGGCCTGCTGGTCGACGACGCCATGATCGCCGTCGAAATGATGGTGGCGCGGCTGGAGGTCGGCGACTCCTTGCGCAAGGCGGCGACCTACGTCTACACCTCGACCGCGTTCCCGATGCTGACAGGCACCTTGGTGACGGTCGCCGGCTTCATTCCGATCGGCCTCAACAACAGCGCCGCCGGCGAGTTCACCTTCACCCTGTTCGTCGTGATCGCGGTGTCGCTGGTGGTGTCGTGGATCGTGGCGGTGCTGTTCACGCCGCTGCTCGGCGTCACCATCCTGCCCGCATCGCTGCCAGCGCATCACGCTGAAGGCGGACGTCTGACGCGGATGTTCCGCGCCATGCTCAACGCCTGCATGCGGCATCGCTGGACGACGATCATCGTAACCGTGCTCGTGTTCGGCCTGTCGGTGTTCGGCATGGGCTTCGTGCAGCAGCAGTTCTTCCCCTCCTCCGACCGCAACGAACTGGTCATCGACTTCAACCTGCCGCAGAACTCGTCAATCGCCGAGACCAATGCGCAGATGGCGAAGTTCGAGCAGGAAGCGCTGAAGGGCGATCCGGACATCGACCATTGGTCGACCTATGTCGGCTCCGGCGCGCAGCGCTTCGTGCTGTCGTTCGACGTGCAGCCGGCCGACGTGTCGTTCGGCCAGATCATCATCGTCACCAAGAGCCTGGAAGCGCGTGACCGCGCCCGCGGCAAGCTGCAGGCCTATCTGACCAAGACCTTCCCCGGCACCGATGCCTATGTGCATCTGCTCGACATCGGTCCGCCGGTCGGCCGCCCGGTTCAGTACCGCGTCAGCGGGCCTGAGGTGGCCAAGGTGCGCGAGATTGCCCAGGAGTATGCCGGCGTGATGCGCGGCAACAGCCATCTCGGCGCCGTCATCTTCGATTGGATGGAGCCGTCGCGAGTCGTGAAGGTCGACGTGCTGCAGGACAAGGCGCGGCAGCTCGGCGTCACCTCCTCCGACATCGCCAACGCGCTGAACGGCGTGCTCGACGGCACCTCGATCACCCAGGTGCGCGACGACATCTATCTGATCGACGTGCGCGGCCGCGCCCAAGCCAAGGAGCGGCAGTCGCTGGAGACCCTGCGCGACCTGCAACTGTCCGGCTCGAACGGCCAGTCGATCCCGCTCGCCGCGCTGGCGACCCTCCGCTACCAGATCGAGCAGCCGGAGATCTGGCGCCGCTCGCGGCTGCCGACGCTGACCTTGAAGGCCAGCGTGATCGACCAGGTGCAGCCGAACACGGTGGTCGATCAGCTCAAGCCGGCGCTGGCGGCCTTCAACGCCAAGCTTCCGGCCGGCTACAAGGTCGTCACCGGCGGCGCGGTCGAGGAAAGCGCCAAGAGCCAGGCGCCGATCGTCGCGGTCGTGCCGATCATGCTGTTCACGATGGCCACGATCCTGATGCTGCAGCTGCAGAGCTTCCACCGGCTGTTCCTGGTGTTCGCGGTGGCGCCGCTGGCGCTGATCGGCGTCGTCGCGGCGCTGCTGCCGAGCGGCGCGCCGCTCGGATTCGTCGCCATCCTCGGCGTGCTCGCGCTGATCGGCATCCTGATCCGCAACTCCGTGATCCTGATCGTGCAGATCGAGCATCTGCGCGACGAGGGGCGGCCCCCCTGGGAGGCCGTGATGGAGGCGACCGAGCACCGCATGCGGCCGATCATGCTGACGGCGGCAGCGGCCTCGCTGGCCCTGATCCCGATCGCGCGCGAGGTGTTCTGGGGCCCGATGGCCTATGCGATGATGGGCGGCATCATCGTCGGCACCGTGCTGACCCTGCTGTTCCTGCCGGCGCTGTACGTCGCCTGGTTCCGCATCAAGGCGCCGGAGAAGAATGCTTCGGCCGAGCCGGCTCCACACGGCGCGTAAGGGCGCAGTGGCGACGATGCACGCTGCTGTGCGGGCCTCATGGTTCGAGACGCGCCGCAAGCGGCGCTCCTCACCATGAGGGTTAGAGCAGCGCCGCCAATCAGACCCTCGTCCTGAGGAGCTCGCCGGCAGGCGAGCGTCTCGAAGGACGGCCACGAGTTGAACTGTGGTGGTCCGACGAATCGCGGATATTTGCGTGGGATAAGCCGTCCGCGTGGGTTAAACGCCCCGCGGCGGCCGGTTAGATTCGGCTCCCATGGAGAGATGCGAATCATGACCGATCCTCAGATCGTCTGCCCCTCCTGCCGCACGGAGATCAAGCTCACCGAGCAGCTCGCAGCGCCTCTGATCGCGGAGACGCGCCGGCAGTTCGAGAAGCAGCTTCAAGCCAAGGAGGCCGATTTCGGCCGCCGCGAAGCGCAGCTCAAGGCCGCGCAGGAACAGATCGCGCAGGCCAAGGCCGCGATCGACCAGCAGGTCGCGGCCAAGCTGAAGGCCGAGCGCGCGGCGATCGCGCAGGCTGAGGCCGAGCGGGCGCGCCAGGCCGTGGCCGATGAGATGAGCAACCGCGACCGTCAGCTCGCCGAACTGCATCAGGCGATCGTCAGCAAGGATGCCAAGCTCGCGGATGCGCAGAAGGCGCAGGCCGAGATGCTGCGCAAGCAGCGCGAGCTCGACGAGGCCCGCCGCGAGCTCGATCTCACCATCGAGACCAAGGTGCAGGAGAACCTCACAGCCGTCCGCGACAAGGCGCGGCTCGAGGCGGAGGAGTCGCTGAAGGCCAAGGTCGCCGAAAAGGAGACGCAGATCGCCGGCATGCAGCGGCAGATCGAGGAGCTCAGGCGCAAGGCCGAGCAAGGCTCGCAGCAGCTCCAGGGCGAAGCGTTGGAGATCGAGCTGGAATCGCAGCTGCGGGCGCGCTTCCCCCGCGACCTCGTCGAGCCCGTGCCGAAGGGCGAGTTCGGCGGCGACGTGATCCATCGCGTGGTCGGCCCCGGCGGCCAGGCCTGCGGCGCGATCCTGTGGGAATCCAAGCGCACCAAGAACTGGAGCGATGGCTGGCTGGTCAAGCTGCGCGACGATTTGCGCGCGGCGAAGGCGGACATCGCGCTGATCGTCTCGACCGCGCTGCCGAAGGGCGTCGACGGCTTCGACCTCATCGACGGCGTCTGGGTCGCCGAGCCGCGCTTCGCGCTGCCGCTGTCGCAGGCGCTGCGCCAGTCGCTGATCGACGTCGCCTGCAGCAAGCTCGCGCAGGAGGGCCAGCAGACCAAGATGGAAATGGTCTACGCCTATCTCACGGGTCCGCGTTTCCGCCACCGCATCGACGCCATCGTCGAGCGCTTCACCGAGATGCAGTCTGACCTCGATCGCGAGCGCAAGACCATGATGCGGCTGTGGGCCAAGCGCGAGGAGCAGCTGCGCGGCGTGCTGGATTCGACGGCGGGACTGTATGGAGATCTGCAGGGCATCGCGGGACGTGCGATGCAGGAGATCGAGAGCCTGGATGTGTTGCTGATCGAGGGCAAGAGCGAGGCGGCGGAGTAGTTTCCGGTTTGAGCGCGCCGGATAATCAGCATCCAATTGCTCTGTCGTACGAAGTTTTTGGCCCCGATCTCGCAGCTGGCGCAGTGCAACCTCGCCCCGCGTGCGGCGAGAGGTCGGATTGCATCGCCAGATGCAATCCGGGTGAGGGGGTACAGGCTCACCACACACATCACCCGCGCGGCTGCCCCTCACCCCAACCCTCTCCCCGTAAGAACGGGGAGAGGGAGCGCACCGATCGTGCGGCGATAGCTTAATCTAGATCAATAATGCGCTCAGGCTGCCGGGATGATCTTGCCGGGGTTGAAGATGTTCTGCGGATCGAGCGCCTGCTTGACGGCGCGCATCGCGTCGAGGGCTTCCTGGCCGAGCTCTGACTTCAGGTACTTCTGCTTGCCCTGACCGATGCCGTGCTCGCCGGTGCAGGTACCGCCCATGGCCTGGGCGCGCTCGACCAGGCGGTGCATGAAGTCTTCGCCGCGGGCCATCTCGTCGGCGTCGTCGACGTCGCACATCAGCGAGCAGTGGAAGTTGCCGTCGCCGACATGGCCGACGATCGGCGAGGTCAGCTTGAGACGCGCGAGGTCCTCCTCGGTCTCGCCGACGCAATCGGCGAGCCGCGAGATCGGCACGCAGACGTCGGTCGCGACCACGCCGACGCCAGGCCGGATCGCCTTGACGGACCAGTAGGCATCGTGCCGCGCCTGCCACAGCTTGGTGCGATCCTCCGGCTTGGTGGTCCAGGCGAAATCGCCGCCGCCGCACTCCCGCGCAATCTCGGCGAAATTCCGCGACTGTTCGGCGACCTCGGCCTCGCTGCCGTGGAAC is from Bradyrhizobium sp. ORS 285 and encodes:
- a CDS encoding efflux RND transporter periplasmic adaptor subunit; amino-acid sequence: MIPSTRSPPAARASRSRLLAALGCAAVGFLLAGCDQKTAATAPPSRLVRTEVVKLSERRQSITLTGDVQARVLAELSFRVSGRVTERLVEVGAHVKAGQVLARIDPAEQQADLDSAQAAVVAAESQVKVATSNFNRQQTLITSGFTTRASFDQAQETLRTAEGSLEAAKAQLGTAKDALTYTELRADADGTITARNIEVGQVAQAAQSVFTLAHDGNRDAVIDVYEAALSLKFDDSKVALALLSDPSVTAKGTVREVSPTIDPKSGTVRVKITIENPPPEMVLGSAVSATGFIKPEQRIVLPWSALNASGKTPAVWLVDANKTVSLKPITIEDFETGTIVVSGGLKPGDRIVTEGGKLLSVGQQVSFNEEARS
- a CDS encoding efflux RND transporter periplasmic adaptor subunit, whose amino-acid sequence is MMMPMRSVFPLLALGVLAGCNEKTEAPEPIRPVLSMKVEPQTANVSTVTGTIEPRYKADLSFRVLGRLIARPVYVGDMVKQDQVVAAIDPAALELAVRASAAEVSRSQAQLTNATGTEGRQRTLLETDATTKATLESAEQSRAAAQASVVKAQSNLAKAREQLGYAQLKADFAGIVTAVSAEVGQVVSPGQSVVTVARPDVREAVIDVGDDIAGALQVGTPFTMRLQADQTVSSTGKVREIAPRADATTRTRRIRITLDNPPETMRLGTTVTATVDAEQKMVIRLPRSAVLEQNDKRFVWLVDAASKTVKRQEITVATNEDGSLRVTGGLEAGQRVVTAGVNSLKDGQAIRIDQETQP
- a CDS encoding efflux RND transporter permease subunit, with product MKSFNLSDWALEHRSLVWYFMIAFMAAGLFSYIHLGREEDPSFTIKTMLIQAKWPGASAEEMTRQVTDRIEKKLEELPALDYTKSLTVPGQTTVFVNLRDTTKARDVVPTWLQVRNLINDIKGDFPSGVVGPGFNDRFGDVFGNIYAFTSDGLSQRQLRDRVEEVRAKVLTVPNVGRVDIVGAQNEVIYLEFSPRKVAALGIDQRTILNALQAQNAVSPSGVLQARPERVAVRVSGQFTSEESLKSINLRINDRFFPLTDVATITRGYEDPPTSLFRFNGQPAIGLAIGMKAGANLLDFGEALKEEMTKVIADLPVGVGVHLVSDQPKIVEEAVGGFTKALYEAVIIVLAISFVSLGVRAGLVVAISIPLVLAITFLFMAYTGISLQRISLGALIIALGLLVDDAMIAVEMMVARLEVGDSLRKAATYVYTSTAFPMLTGTLVTVAGFIPIGLNNSAAGEFTFTLFVVIAVSLVVSWIVAVLFTPLLGVTILPASLPAHHAEGGRLTRMFRAMLNACMRHRWTTIIVTVLVFGLSVFGMGFVQQQFFPSSDRNELVIDFNLPQNSSIAETNAQMAKFEQEALKGDPDIDHWSTYVGSGAQRFVLSFDVQPADVSFGQIIIVTKSLEARDRARGKLQAYLTKTFPGTDAYVHLLDIGPPVGRPVQYRVSGPEVAKVREIAQEYAGVMRGNSHLGAVIFDWMEPSRVVKVDVLQDKARQLGVTSSDIANALNGVLDGTSITQVRDDIYLIDVRGRAQAKERQSLETLRDLQLSGSNGQSIPLAALATLRYQIEQPEIWRRSRLPTLTLKASVIDQVQPNTVVDQLKPALAAFNAKLPAGYKVVTGGAVEESAKSQAPIVAVVPIMLFTMATILMLQLQSFHRLFLVFAVAPLALIGVVAALLPSGAPLGFVAILGVLALIGILIRNSVILIVQIEHLRDEGRPPWEAVMEATEHRMRPIMLTAAAASLALIPIAREVFWGPMAYAMMGGIIVGTVLTLLFLPALYVAWFRIKAPEKNASAEPAPHGA
- a CDS encoding DUF2130 domain-containing protein, translating into MTDPQIVCPSCRTEIKLTEQLAAPLIAETRRQFEKQLQAKEADFGRREAQLKAAQEQIAQAKAAIDQQVAAKLKAERAAIAQAEAERARQAVADEMSNRDRQLAELHQAIVSKDAKLADAQKAQAEMLRKQRELDEARRELDLTIETKVQENLTAVRDKARLEAEESLKAKVAEKETQIAGMQRQIEELRRKAEQGSQQLQGEALEIELESQLRARFPRDLVEPVPKGEFGGDVIHRVVGPGGQACGAILWESKRTKNWSDGWLVKLRDDLRAAKADIALIVSTALPKGVDGFDLIDGVWVAEPRFALPLSQALRQSLIDVACSKLAQEGQQTKMEMVYAYLTGPRFRHRIDAIVERFTEMQSDLDRERKTMMRLWAKREEQLRGVLDSTAGLYGDLQGIAGRAMQEIESLDVLLIEGKSEAAE